The Alkalihalobacillus sp. TS-13 genomic interval CTAGAATCCCAGTCCTTTTCGTTTGAACCCAAATATTTACTAAATAACCGCTTAGCTAAGTCAAAGTTAAATGGTTCTACTGTTGCTTTTCCTCTGAAACCTGCATGCAATACCTTCCCTATACCAGGATCAAAATCAACAATACCGATGGCGCAATTCGGATTCTTTTCTATCCTTAATGGAAAAGTATCTCCAGGATTTCCTATTATCCAAAGGCATTTATCTTCCCAAAGAAACCACACTGGAGATTCCCTTGGTCCTTCGTATGAAGCAGTTGAAAGATGAGCAAATAACGGCTTCTTTAAGAAATCATCCAAATCAAAACTTCGTTTACCTCTTATAATCTGCATTTACTTCACCTCTCCCGATTCTGGAATACCGACAATAAAGATGGTGTACATTTTACATATATGATCTTCTATTTAACTGATTTGATCTTATCTGTCCGGAACTCCCCATTTAACAACTAATCCCGTATATGTAAGCCCTCCGCCAAAACCATACAGGACAACCGTATCTCCATAGTGTAATTTTTTTTCTTTTATGCCAAGGTCGAGTGCTAATGGTATCGATGCCGATGAGGTATTTCCCATACTCTCAACACTATATAATGTATTATCCATGCTGATATGTGACTTTTCACAAATGGATTCAATCATTCTTAAATTGGCACTATGAGGCACAAACCAGTCAATGTCCTCTGTTCTTAAATTGGCTTCTTCTAACAATGTTTGGAGGCCGATTGGAACCATTCGTACGGCCCACTTGTACACTTCACGTCCGTTTTGAACCATATTTCCATTACCAAGCAACTTCAAACCATTCATTTCCTTTGACAAGCCAGAACGATAAAGATGAATCCCACCCTCACCATTCGTTCCTAAAACGGAAGATATAAAACTTGGATCTTGCTCATCGTATTCGACTAAAACAGCCCCAGCCCCATCACCAAACAGAACACAAGTTGAACGATCCGTGTAATCTGTAACTTTCGATAAAGCTTCTCCCCCAATCACCAATATTTTTTTATGAAGTCCGGAGGTGATTAAACCATTAGCGACGTGTAACCCATATGTAAATCCAGCACATGTCGCATTCAAATCAAGGGCACCAATACTTTTCAATTTAAATTTTTCTTGAACTTGACAAGCTACGCTTGGAAATGCGAAATCCGCTGTAGAAGTGGATACAAGGATTAAATCCACGTCTTCAACAGTTTTATTGTATTTCTGTATTAAATTTTCTACGGCATTAATACATAAATCAGATGTAAATTCACCTTCATCCGTTATACGCCGTTCTTTCATGCCGGTTCTTTGAACGATCCATTCATTATTTGTATCGACCATATTTTCTAAATCAGCATTGGATAATACACGTTCTGGAACATAAGATCCGATGGCTGTAATACGGGCTTTTGATCGAGTCATCCATTTCACTCCTCATCATATTCTTACTCCACTTTAACACATGGTATTATTACCTGGTACTAAAAATGTATAAAATCATAAAAAGTTGCGATTCCCCCAAACCATTTTATTTATCCTCCACAATCTGGCTCTATACATGAAGAAAGAGCACAATTCACTACTTCAGAATTGCGCCCGTTTCAGGAATAACTTGCATGCTCGGTTTATTTAATTCCTATTTTCGTGGATTGACTCTGAGTATCGTTCCACAGGGATCCGAAATCCAGTAACCCTCTGAGTTCTCGTGTACCTCCACTTCGTCTCTTCTATTAATGTGATTCTTATGTAAATACTCTGCTGCTATCTCCACATTGTCTGTCTGAATCTCCAGCCATACATCTTGTTGAGAATAATTTTCCATACAATCCAACCACAGTGTGGCATCACCAAACTGAAAGGCATGTGATTCAGACATGAAGCCTAAATATGGTAGCTTTATCACTTCCTTATAAAAATGCACCGTCTCGCTGTATTTGAATT includes:
- a CDS encoding pyridoxamine 5'-phosphate oxidase family protein, giving the protein MQIIRGKRSFDLDDFLKKPLFAHLSTASYEGPRESPVWFLWEDKCLWIIGNPGDTFPLRIEKNPNCAIGIVDFDPGIGKVLHAGFRGKATVEPFNFDLAKRLFSKYLGSNEKDWDSRFKNQDPQNVFIRFLPETVVVRDQSYNIKR
- a CDS encoding ketoacyl-ACP synthase III produces the protein MTRSKARITAIGSYVPERVLSNADLENMVDTNNEWIVQRTGMKERRITDEGEFTSDLCINAVENLIQKYNKTVEDVDLILVSTSTADFAFPSVACQVQEKFKLKSIGALDLNATCAGFTYGLHVANGLITSGLHKKILVIGGEALSKVTDYTDRSTCVLFGDGAGAVLVEYDEQDPSFISSVLGTNGEGGIHLYRSGLSKEMNGLKLLGNGNMVQNGREVYKWAVRMVPIGLQTLLEEANLRTEDIDWFVPHSANLRMIESICEKSHISMDNTLYSVESMGNTSSASIPLALDLGIKEKKLHYGDTVVLYGFGGGLTYTGLVVKWGVPDR